From Dermochelys coriacea isolate rDerCor1 chromosome 9, rDerCor1.pri.v4, whole genome shotgun sequence, one genomic window encodes:
- the PPM1L gene encoding protein phosphatase 1L isoform X2 — MLEKLTISYDEAGTTCLIALLSDKELTVANVGDSRGVLCDKDGNAIPLSHDHKPYQLKERKRIKRAGGFISFNGSWRVQGILAMSRSLGDYPLKNLNVVIPDPDILTFDLDKLQPEFMILASDGLWDAFSNEEAVRFIKERLDEPHFGAKSIVLQSFYRGCPDNITVMVVKFRNSSKTEEQ, encoded by the exons GTACTACCTGTTTGATTGCATTGCTGTCAGATAAAGAACTTACAGTGGCCAATGTTGGTGATTCACGGGGAGTCCTGTGTGATAAGGATGGAAATGCTATCCCTTTGTCACATGATCACAAACCCTATCAACTGAAGGAGAGAAAGAGGATTAAAAGAGCTG GTGGCTTCATCAGCTTTAATGGCTCCTGGCGTGTTCAGGGGATTTTGGCCATGTCCCGCTCACTAGGAGATTATCCACTGAAAAATCTGAATGTTGTTATCCCTGACCCAGATATTCTGACCTTTGATCTGGACAAACTACAGCCGGAGTTCATGATCTTAGCATCTGATGGCCTGTGGGATGCTTTCAGCAATGAAGAGGCTGTTCGATTCATCAAGGAACGCCTGGATGAACCACATTTTGGTGCAAAGAGTATAGTTCTGCAGTCATTTTACAGAGGATGTCCTGATAACATAACAGTTATGGTGGTGAAGTTCAGGAATAGCAGCAAAACAGAAGAACAGTGA
- the B3GALNT1 gene encoding UDP-GalNAc:beta-1,3-N-acetylgalactosaminyltransferase 1 produces the protein MSMKYLKWIFLALSMLSVIIMTWYMTHPSHTVIEHTNWMYFYEYEPVYKQNFFFTLRERFKCKDTNPFLVVMVSSQPTDIEARQAIRVTWGSKKSWGDRQILVLFLLGQGAEREDSLDALSIEDESILYGDIIRQDFMDTYNNLTLKTIMAFRWVSEFCSNTKYIMKTDSDVFINPGNLVTFLQNINSSDSFFTGYPLIDNFSYRGFYRKTYISYDEYPFKVYPSYCSGMGYILDGKLALKIYEMMSHIKPIKFEDVYVGICLNMINVNIHILEDTQLFFLHKINFNICKYRHLIAVHGISSSEMIRFWQDLLTDTSLICQ, from the coding sequence ATGTCTATGAAAtacttaaaatggatttttttggcaCTCTCTATGCTCTCTGTCATAATAATGACATGGTACATGACACATCCTTCGCATACTGTGATAGAGCATACAAACTGGATGTATTTCTATGAATATGAGCCAGTTTACAAGCAGAACTTCTTCTTCACACTGCGGGAGCGTTTCAAATGCAAAGATACAAATCCGTTTCTGGTCGTCATGGTGTCTTCGCAACCTACAGATATAGAGGCAAGGCAGGCCATTAGAGTAACATGGGGTTCTAAAAAATCCTGGGGGGACCGTCAGATTCTAGTACTGTTCTTATTAGGGCAAGGAGCTGAAAGAGAAGACAGCTTAGATGCATTATCAATAGAAGATGAAAGCATTCTGTATGGTGACATAATTCGCCAAGATTTTATGGATACTTATAACAATCTTACCTTGAAAACAATCATGGCATTCAGATGGGTGTCTGAGTTTTGTTCAAATACTAAATACATTATGAAGACGGATTCTGATGTTTTCATCAACCCTGGCAACTTAGTAACATTTCTTCAAAATATAAATTCTTCAGACAGTTTTTTTACTGGTTACCCTCTAATTGATAACTTTTCCTACAGAGGGTTTTACAGAAAAACATACATTTCTTATGATGAATATCCATTTAAGGTATATCCTTCATACTGTAGTGGAATGGGGTATATACTTGATGGAAAACTGGCTCTGAAGATTTATGAAATGATGAGTCATATCAAACCTATTAAATTTGAAGATGTTTATGTTGGAATTTGCTTAAATATGATAAATGTGAACATCCATATTCTAGAAGATACACAACTCTTCTTCTTACACAAAATTAACTTTAACATCTGTAAATATAGACACTTGATTGCAGTACATGGTATATCTTCAAGTGAAATGATTAGATTTTGGCAGGATTTATTGACGGACACTTCACTCATTTGCCAATGA